A genome region from Erigeron canadensis isolate Cc75 chromosome 3, C_canadensis_v1, whole genome shotgun sequence includes the following:
- the LOC122592326 gene encoding probable U3 small nucleolar RNA-associated protein 7: protein MEIHDISDDMEIKVKKYQRGEGADLEGLKDKKLKAQLANKEELYKKSANAAAKAEKWLMQTEGGRLETEGLEKTWRVDQHSISKEVDIASRKNQFDLVLPDLGPYTLDYTSSGRYMVAAGRKGHLAIVDLHTMKPIRDMQVRETVRDVVFLHNELFFAAAQKKYPYIYNRDGTELHCLKEHGAVLKLQFIKNHFLLSSINKFGQLHYQDVTTGQMIGNYRSGLGRSDVLQVNHYNSVLASGHSGGTVSMWKPTSSAPLVKMLCHRGPVTAVTFHPNGHLMATAGMDKKLKIWDLRKYEVLQTLPGHAKSLDFSQKGLLATTTGSFIQVLATSDSQDYSRYMIHTMSKGYQINKVQFRPYEDVLGIGHSMGLSSILIPGSGEPNFDSWVANPYETLKQRREKEVRILLDKLPPESIMLDPTKIGTLKNNRKREKPTIQEIEAEKAAAVAAAKGVALKKKTKGRSKPSKVARKKQEGIEQAKRSFAEQNKEDGVIKKKQKRITETSDLPVALQPFVSKKTT from the exons ATGGAGATACAT GATATTTCTgatgacatggaaattaaggtTAAAAAATACCAAAGAGGTGAAGGTGCTGATCTAGAG GGtttgaaagataaaaaattGAAGGCTCAACTTGCTAATAAAGAAGAGTTGTATAAGAAGTCTGCTAATGCTGCTGCCAAGGCCGAAAAG TGGCTTATGCAAACTGAGGGTGGTCGGCTAGAAACTGAGGGCCTTGAGAAGACTTGGAGGGTTGACCAACATTCAATTTCTAAGGAAGTAGACATCGCTAGTAGAAAGAATCAATTTGATCTCGTCTTACCAG ATCTTGGTCCTTACACTCTAGATTACACATCAAGTGGTCGGTATATGGTGGCAGCAGGTCGCAAAGGTCACCTGGCAATTGTAGATTTGCATACGATGAAACCTATTAGAGACATGCAG GTCAGGGAAACTGTTCGTGATGTGGTGTTTTTGCACAATGAATTGTTCTTTGCTGCTGCTCAGAAgaa GTACCCATATATCTATAATCGGGATGGCACAGAACTTCATTGTCTAAAG GAACATGGAGCTGTACTGAAGCTTCAATTTATTAAAAACCATTTTCTTTTATCATCCATAAACAAATTTGGGCAGCTACATTATCAAGATGTTACTACTGGCCAAATGATAGGAAACTACCGTAGTGGTCTTGGCCGTTCTGATGTTCTACAAGTCAACCATTACAACAGTGTCCTCGCTTCGGGACATTCTGGTGGTACAGTAAGCATGTGGAAGCCCACTAGCTCTGCACCACTTGTTAAGATGCTTTGTCATCGTGGTCCAGTCACTGCAGTTACATTTCATCCAAATGGTCATCTCATGGCTACAGCTGGCATGGACAAGAAACTAAAAATCTGGGATTTAAGGAAATACGAAGTGCTCCAAACACTACCTGGTCATGCAAAGTCGTTAGATTTTAGTCAAAAAGGTTTACTTGCCACCACCACGGGATCATTCATACAAGTTTTGGCAACTTCTGATTCACAAGATTACAGTCGGTATATGATCCATACTATGTCAAAAGGGTACCAAATTAACAAAGTTCAGTTTAGACCATATGAAGATGTTTTGGGGATAGGACATTCAATGGGGTTGTCTTCGATTCTTATTCCCGGATCCGGAGAACCTAACTTTGATTCATGGGTTGCAAATCCATACGAGACATTAAAACAAAGGAGAGAGAAGGAAGTGCGGATTCTTCTTGATAAGCTCCCCCCAGAGTCTATTATGCTTGACCCCACAAAGATTGGGACTTTGAAGAACAATAGAAAGAGGGAAAAGCCGACTATACAAGAAATAGAGGCGGAGAAGGCCGCAGCTGTTGCTGCTGCCAAGGGTGTTGCTCTAAAGAAGAAAACGAAAGGGAGGAGTAAGCCTAGTAAGGTAGCAAGGAAGAAACAAGAAGGAATAGAGCAAGCAAAAAGGTCTTTTGCTGAGCAAAACAAGGAGGATGGGGtaataaaaaagaagcaaaagagAATCACAGAGACAAGTGATTTGCCAGTTGCGTTGCAACCGTTTGTTAGcaaaaaaacaacttaa
- the LOC122592052 gene encoding ribosomal L1 domain-containing protein 1-like: protein MAAVNSGDNKTNQKTIKKAVNCLLKWKKTQITDQKTSNPDDFIYLLLTLKKIPHKDFTKSPKAIHIPHSLHTSPESCRSCLIIDDRPKPNSQKLTFEFTDKKIKSLGMPISKVLKFSKLKSDFRSFDSKVELFNTHDVFLADRRIVGVLPEVLGKVFYKKKKKIPVPVELRRDGDWKEEIEKGFRCSLLWLSNGTCSAVKVGKFDGMNVDEIVDNVVAAISNVVEVVPKKWGGVKSFHLKFFDSLALPVYEVPEKEVVMET, encoded by the coding sequence ATGGCTGCAGTAAACTCCGGCGAcaataaaacaaaccaaaagACCATCAAAAAAGCAGTTAATTGTCTACTAAAATGGAAGAAAACCCAAATCACCGATCAAAAAACCTCAAATCCCGATGATTTCATCTACCTTttactaactttaaaaaaaatcccaCATAAAGATTTCACAAAATCCCCTAAAGCAATACACATTCCCCACTCTTTACACACTTCGCCGGAATCTTGCCGGAGTTGCCTCATAATCGACGACCGGCCAAAACCCAACTCCCAAAAACTCACATTTGAATTCActgataaaaagattaaatctttAGGAATGCCCATATCAAAAGTCTTGAAATTTTCCAAGCTTAAGTCAGATTTCAGATCATTTGATTCAAAAGTTGAACTTTTTAATACACATGATGTGTTTTTAGCTGACCGGAGAATTGTTGGGGTGTTGCCGGAGGTTTTGGGGAAGgtattttataagaaaaagaaaaagattccGGTGCCTGTCGAATTACGGAGAGACGGGGATTGGAAAGAGGAGATTGAAAAAGGGTTTAGGTGTTCTTTGTTATGGTTAAGTAATGGGACTTGTAGTGCTGTTAAAGTTGGTAAGTTTGATGGAATGAATGTTGATGAGATTGTTGATAATGTAGTGGCTGCTATTAGTAATGTGGTTGAAGTTGTTCCTAAGAAATGGGGTGGGGTGAAATCTTTTCATTTGAAGTTTTTTGATTCATTGGCTTTACCTGTCTATGAGGTTCCTGAAAAAGAGGTAGTAATGGAAACTTGA
- the LOC122593281 gene encoding uncharacterized protein LOC122593281 produces the protein MATYLVSPPATLIHQSLGHPTLISSSCCTFFSTKQPTKPTLLLIKTNTTTRPTKLYVSSSSSPTKTQTSQQETVYFDGGAHYGDLVANLLLGFTLVWLPLTLAAVLRGFFLRYRFTNLRVTVISGLTGQDRSDFSYKVIKDVKVVPRFIGEWGDVIITLKDGTIVDLRSVPKFREIAKYCLSLTSGSVSSSDDNDDDLELKQTTPKGF, from the coding sequence ATGGCAACTTACCTTGTATCCCCACCTGCTACATTAATACATCAAAGTCTTGGTCATCCCACTCTAATATCATCATCCTGCTGCACCTTTTTCAGTACTAAACAACCAACAAAACCAACACTGCTATTGATCAAAACCAATACCACTACTCGACCTACGAAACTCTACGTTTCTTCGTCTTCTTCCCCGACCAAAACGCAAACATCGCAGCAAGAAACCGTATATTTCGATGGTGGAGCACATTATGGAGACTTGGTAGCAAATCTCCTGTTGGGCTTCACTTTAGTATGGCTGCCACTCACTCTGGCTGCAGTTCTCAGAGGTTTTTTCTTACGTTATAGATTCACTAACTTACGTGTAACTGTCATTTCTGGATTAACAGGCCAAGACAGAAGTGACTTTTCTTATAAAGTGATTAAAGATGTTAAAGTTGTGCCAAGGTTTATTGGTGAATGGGGTGATGTAATTATCACTTTAAAAGATGGTACCATTGTTGATTTAAGAAGTGTTCCTAAGTTTAGAGAAATTGCCAAGTATTGTTTGTCATTAACATCTGGTTCTGTCTCTTCTtctgatgataatgatgatgatttggaaCTAAAACAGACCACTCCTAAAGGCTTTTGA